A region of Cellulophaga sp. RHA19 DNA encodes the following proteins:
- a CDS encoding carbohydrate kinase family protein, whose amino-acid sequence MKKIVCFGEVLWDIFPTHKKIGGAPLNVALRLNSLHNNVSIISKIGDDENGELIKKYIQKQGVNINNLQVDDTLHTGEVKVLLNAKGSATYDIQFPRAWDNIVLTNSTEEIVKSSDAFIYGSLVARDTTSRDTLYSLLRLAKFKIFDVNLRSPYYTTEVLNYLMNEASFIKFNDDEIFEITASLNLKTQSLEESIKFIALTTNTKSICVTKGSNGAILYYNNIFYYNSGYQIDVVDTVGAGDSFLGTLINKLLAKNNPQKAIDYACAVGALVAGSKGANPKITNKEIDEFMLQK is encoded by the coding sequence ATGAAAAAAATTGTATGTTTTGGAGAAGTCCTTTGGGATATTTTTCCTACTCATAAAAAAATTGGAGGCGCACCTTTAAATGTTGCATTAAGATTAAATTCTTTACATAATAATGTGTCAATTATCAGTAAAATTGGTGATGATGAAAACGGTGAATTAATTAAAAAATATATTCAAAAACAAGGTGTAAATATCAATAACCTTCAGGTAGATGATACTTTGCATACCGGAGAAGTAAAGGTTCTACTTAACGCTAAAGGTTCTGCTACTTATGACATTCAGTTTCCTAGAGCTTGGGATAATATAGTACTCACAAACAGCACAGAGGAAATTGTAAAAAGTTCTGATGCTTTTATATATGGTAGTTTAGTTGCTAGAGACACAACATCTAGAGATACACTGTATAGCTTATTAAGGCTAGCTAAGTTTAAAATTTTTGATGTGAACTTAAGAAGTCCTTATTACACAACTGAAGTTTTAAATTATTTAATGAATGAGGCTAGTTTTATTAAATTTAATGACGATGAAATTTTTGAAATTACAGCTAGTCTAAACTTAAAAACTCAATCCTTAGAAGAATCTATAAAATTTATAGCATTAACAACAAATACAAAGTCCATATGTGTAACAAAAGGTAGTAATGGAGCTATTTTATATTATAATAATATTTTTTACTACAATAGTGGTTACCAAATAGATGTTGTAGATACTGTTGGTGCAGGAGATTCTTTTTTAGGAACTTTAATTAATAAATTACTAGCAAAAAACAATCCACAAAAAGCCATTGATTATGCTTGTGCTGTTGGGGCTTTGGTTGCTGGTAGTAAAGGTGCTAACCCTAAAATTACTAATAAAGAAATTGATGAATTTATGTTGCAAAAATAA
- a CDS encoding Mpo1 family 2-hydroxy fatty acid dioxygenase, with amino-acid sequence MRKIDNLLAEYAVSHQTKLNITIHYICVPLIFFSLIGLLASIPMPSELQNILPTFLLPYAHLGTLVIIFGLFYYYKLSKSLFVGMVFFSTIVLLTINFVALFVPTPLWLTMLLIFIVAWVGQFIGHNHEGKKPSFLKDLQFLMIGPAWTMSHFFEALDIKF; translated from the coding sequence ATGAGAAAAATTGATAATCTATTGGCAGAATATGCTGTAAGTCATCAAACAAAGCTAAATATAACTATACATTATATTTGTGTACCACTTATTTTTTTTAGTCTAATTGGCTTGTTGGCTAGTATACCTATGCCTAGTGAATTACAAAATATTTTACCAACTTTTTTACTGCCTTATGCTCATTTAGGTACTCTTGTAATAATTTTTGGTTTATTTTATTACTATAAATTATCTAAATCTTTGTTTGTAGGAATGGTATTTTTTTCTACAATAGTACTTTTAACAATAAATTTTGTAGCACTGTTTGTTCCTACTCCTTTGTGGTTAACTATGTTGCTAATTTTTATAGTTGCTTGGGTAGGACAATTTATAGGGCATAACCACGAGGGCAAAAAACCATCTTTTTTAAAGGATTTACAATTTTTAATGATTGGTCCGGCCTGGACAATGAGCCACTTTTTTGAGGCTTTGGATATTAAATTTTAA
- a CDS encoding peptidase domain-containing ABC transporter, translating to MSNKTLTPWKRFLGLLQLERKDILQIGYYAVFEGIVALSLPIGIQTIINLLQGAQVSASWIVLIVLVTIGVAFSGVLKLMQIRIIETIQQRIFTRASFELSYRFPKIKMVELRNLHFPELANRFFDTLTIQKGLSKILIDVPSALLQIIFALILLSFYHPFFILFGILLVLLAYVVFKYTSQKGLDTSLNESKNKYRVAHWLQEISRSVISFKLSGKTSLALEKTDYLVDKYLKSRESHFSILKVQFLQMIGFKVIVTAGLLSIGGFLVLDQRMNIGQFVAAEIIILLVINSVEKLILGLESFYDVLTSIEKLGQIVDKPLEPQTGEIINEKDDFTLELNNISYTVGERNKTILKDISFTVNPKDRVLVTGESGSGKSTLLQLMAGVVLPTSGYLHVNDLAISGLFINNYRANLGMSLFEETTFEGSIRENVTFGDEEISDEAIYTTFQHLGLIDFLKQQTLGLNTILIPEGKQIAYTTTKKLVLARAIVKQPKVLILENPLDLFEEQEANQIIDYLSLKTHPWSLIIVSNNRSWENKCNKKITLKNGVIISSKS from the coding sequence ATGTCAAATAAAACTTTAACACCTTGGAAACGATTTTTGGGGTTATTGCAGTTAGAGCGTAAAGATATATTACAAATTGGTTATTATGCTGTTTTTGAAGGGATTGTAGCACTTAGCTTACCTATTGGTATACAAACTATTATAAATTTATTACAAGGTGCACAAGTATCTGCTTCTTGGATTGTTTTAATTGTTTTAGTTACTATAGGAGTTGCTTTTTCTGGTGTACTAAAACTAATGCAAATAAGAATTATAGAAACAATACAACAGCGTATTTTTACACGCGCCTCTTTTGAGTTAAGCTATCGTTTTCCTAAAATAAAAATGGTAGAATTAAGAAATTTACACTTTCCGGAATTGGCAAATAGGTTTTTTGATACCTTAACAATACAAAAAGGGTTATCTAAAATTTTAATAGATGTACCCTCTGCCCTATTGCAAATAATTTTTGCTCTAATTTTACTTTCTTTTTACCATCCGTTTTTTATTCTATTTGGAATATTGTTGGTTCTTTTAGCATATGTTGTTTTTAAATACACTTCTCAAAAAGGATTAGACACTAGTTTAAATGAATCTAAAAATAAATATAGAGTTGCTCACTGGTTACAAGAAATTTCTAGATCTGTAATTAGTTTTAAACTGTCTGGTAAAACATCATTAGCATTAGAAAAAACAGATTATTTGGTAGATAAGTATTTAAAATCTAGAGAAAGTCACTTCTCTATTTTAAAGGTACAATTTTTACAAATGATAGGGTTTAAAGTTATAGTAACAGCGGGTTTATTATCTATTGGTGGTTTTTTAGTACTAGACCAACGTATGAATATAGGACAGTTTGTTGCTGCTGAAATTATAATTTTATTAGTTATAAATTCTGTTGAAAAATTAATATTAGGTTTAGAATCTTTTTACGATGTTCTAACCTCTATTGAAAAACTTGGTCAAATTGTAGATAAACCTTTAGAACCACAAACAGGTGAAATTATTAATGAAAAGGATGATTTTACTTTAGAATTAAATAACATATCATATACTGTAGGAGAAAGAAATAAAACAATTTTAAAAGATATATCTTTTACGGTTAACCCTAAAGATAGAGTTTTAGTTACTGGAGAAAGTGGATCTGGAAAGTCTACTTTGTTACAATTAATGGCAGGTGTTGTATTACCTACAAGTGGCTATTTACACGTGAACGACTTGGCTATTAGTGGTTTATTTATAAATAACTATAGAGCTAACTTAGGAATGTCTTTATTTGAAGAAACTACGTTTGAAGGTAGTATTAGAGAAAATGTAACCTTTGGAGACGAGGAGATTAGTGATGAAGCTATATACACTACTTTTCAGCACTTAGGATTAATAGATTTTCTAAAACAACAAACTTTAGGTTTAAATACAATATTAATACCAGAAGGCAAGCAAATTGCTTACACAACAACTAAAAAATTGGTTTTAGCTAGAGCAATAGTTAAACAACCCAAGGTATTAATTTTAGAAAATCCATTAGATTTATTTGAGGAACAAGAAGCAAATCAAATTATAGATTATTTATCGCTAAAAACTCACCCTTGGAGTTTGATAATTGTTAGTAATAATAGAAGTTGGGAAAATAAATGTAATAAGAAAATAACATTAAAAAATGGTGTTATAATCTCTTCTAAATCATAA
- a CDS encoding mannitol dehydrogenase family protein, whose amino-acid sequence MENLKLNNSNLSKISERVLVPNYNRSDIKTGIVHVGIGGFHRAHQAYYTDLLLQNNKNKDWGICGVALLDFDTKIYNTLKEQDGLYTLIVKELDGTHTKQVIGSIVEYLFAPENPAKVIEKMANSDVKIITLTITEGGYNYNEATKDFDFDNALIKHDLEFPNNPKTIYGYLTQAFKLRKERGLKGCTIQSCDNIQENGHMIKNMLLSYVKKAQPSLGDWIKENVSFPNAMVDRITPATSLEDIANLKNTSGILDAWPVVCEPFKQWVIEDDFVQGRPDWENVGAQFVTDVVPYEKMKLSLLNAGHSVIGILGALLGYQTIDQAVHNKNISTFLHLYMNVEVTPVLGNLEGLDLDLYKKTLLERFGNKNIKDQIERICSESSAKFPIFILPTVNAQLKNNGSVDLAAFVVAAWAIYSLGKSEKGVPLVIKDANKLLLDVKATAAITKPEAFLELDTIFGELKNAKKFKEAYIKAYNNITNNGVEQCLKEINSNSLSQI is encoded by the coding sequence ATGGAAAATTTAAAATTAAATAACAGTAATCTTTCTAAAATATCAGAAAGAGTTTTGGTTCCTAATTACAATAGGTCAGACATTAAAACAGGTATTGTACACGTTGGTATTGGTGGTTTTCACAGAGCTCACCAAGCTTATTATACAGATTTGCTTTTGCAAAACAATAAAAATAAAGATTGGGGAATTTGTGGTGTTGCTCTATTAGATTTTGATACTAAAATTTACAACACTTTAAAGGAACAAGATGGATTGTATACACTAATAGTTAAAGAGTTAGATGGTACACATACCAAACAAGTTATAGGGTCTATAGTAGAGTATTTATTTGCTCCAGAAAACCCTGCAAAGGTGATTGAAAAAATGGCTAATTCTGATGTGAAAATTATTACACTTACCATTACAGAAGGTGGCTACAACTATAACGAAGCTACTAAAGATTTTGACTTTGATAATGCATTAATTAAGCACGATTTAGAATTTCCTAATAACCCTAAGACCATATACGGTTACTTAACACAAGCTTTTAAATTAAGAAAAGAAAGAGGTTTAAAAGGTTGTACCATACAGTCTTGTGATAATATACAAGAAAACGGACATATGATTAAAAATATGTTACTTAGTTATGTAAAAAAGGCGCAACCAAGCTTAGGTGACTGGATTAAAGAAAACGTATCTTTTCCCAATGCAATGGTAGACCGTATAACACCAGCTACATCCTTAGAAGATATTGCTAATCTAAAAAACACATCAGGTATTTTAGATGCTTGGCCAGTAGTTTGTGAGCCATTTAAACAATGGGTAATTGAAGATGATTTTGTGCAAGGCAGACCAGATTGGGAAAATGTAGGAGCACAGTTTGTTACTGATGTTGTGCCTTATGAAAAAATGAAATTAAGTTTGTTAAATGCAGGTCATTCTGTAATTGGTATTTTAGGAGCTTTATTAGGTTACCAAACCATAGACCAAGCTGTACATAACAAAAATATTAGCACATTTTTACATTTGTATATGAATGTAGAAGTTACACCAGTATTGGGTAATTTAGAAGGCTTAGATTTAGATTTATATAAAAAAACGCTATTAGAGAGGTTTGGAAATAAAAACATAAAGGATCAGATAGAAAGAATTTGTTCTGAGAGTTCTGCTAAATTTCCAATATTTATTTTGCCTACGGTTAATGCTCAATTAAAAAATAATGGTTCTGTAGACTTAGCTGCTTTTGTAGTGGCAGCTTGGGCAATATATAGCCTTGGTAAAAGTGAAAAAGGAGTGCCATTAGTTATAAAAGATGCTAATAAATTATTGTTAGATGTAAAAGCAACAGCTGCTATTACTAAGCCAGAAGCATTTTTAGAATTAGATACTATTTTTGGAGAACTAAAAAATGCTAAAAAGTTTAAAGAAGCATACATTAAAGCATACAACAACATTACTAATAATGGAGTAGAGCAATGTTTAAAAGAGATAAATAGTAATAGTTTAAGTCAAATTTAA
- a CDS encoding TetR/AcrR family transcriptional regulator: MKKLLSNIKIEIPEGIYLKDPESSTLGKKIIEHSIVLLEEIGFEDFTFKKLGKNIGSNESSIYRYFESKHKLLMYLTAWYWGWVEYQLVIETYSITDTSEKLKKAIEVVTKTTEQDNKYGHINEELLYSIIVNENSKAYYTKGVDQDNKEGFFMPYKRTVQRIAEIITAYSPTYKYPLSFASNLVEGALHQHFLKLHFKSITNCNSKITPTDFYTDLTFKTLLNVK, encoded by the coding sequence ATGAAAAAATTACTTTCAAACATTAAAATAGAAATACCTGAAGGAATTTATTTAAAAGATCCTGAATCATCTACATTAGGTAAAAAAATTATAGAACACAGTATTGTTCTTTTAGAAGAAATTGGTTTTGAAGATTTTACATTTAAAAAACTAGGTAAAAATATTGGCTCTAATGAGAGTTCTATTTATAGGTATTTTGAGAGTAAACATAAGCTACTTATGTACCTAACAGCTTGGTACTGGGGTTGGGTAGAATACCAACTAGTTATAGAAACTTATAGCATTACAGACACTTCAGAAAAATTAAAAAAAGCTATAGAGGTTGTTACCAAAACTACAGAACAAGATAATAAGTATGGCCACATAAACGAGGAGTTACTGTATTCTATTATTGTTAATGAAAACTCTAAGGCTTATTATACCAAAGGCGTAGATCAAGATAATAAAGAAGGTTTTTTTATGCCATATAAACGTACTGTACAGCGTATTGCAGAAATTATTACAGCTTACAGCCCTACTTATAAATACCCTTTAAGTTTTGCTAGTAATTTAGTAGAAGGTGCTTTACACCAGCACTTTTTAAAACTACATTTTAAGTCTATTACAAACTGTAATAGCAAAATTACACCAACAGATTTTTATACAGACTTAACTTTTAAAACACTACTAAATGTCAAATAA
- a CDS encoding ABC transporter permease: MAITLKEQLSSPGGVLKFLVKYNTVFIFLLLVLFSALISDVFFTSVNLSNLLKQVSGIGIISIGMLIVILTGGIDLSVGSMVALLAVTFAILVNIFALPLAILMTLAIGFGLGSISGYLVAYQKMAPFVATLALMTIARGLGFIYSKGSPVTFKTYGGLYMSNFANNSTLGVPNIAIVFFVIVGITMVMLRYNVFGRLIIAIGSNEEASRLSGIKVNKYKFLVYAISGTLAATAAIIVASRTNLGSPNMGMSWELDAIAAVVIGGASLNGGKGTAINTLMGVLILGLIGNILNLLNVPSYPQQVVKGGIIIFAVLLQRFERK; the protein is encoded by the coding sequence ATGGCTATCACATTAAAAGAGCAATTAAGCAGCCCAGGTGGTGTTCTTAAGTTTTTAGTAAAATATAATACAGTATTTATTTTTTTATTATTGGTGCTATTTTCGGCACTAATTTCAGATGTGTTTTTTACATCGGTAAATTTATCTAACTTATTAAAACAAGTATCTGGAATAGGAATTATAAGCATTGGTATGCTTATAGTAATTTTAACTGGCGGTATAGACCTTTCTGTAGGCTCTATGGTAGCATTACTTGCAGTAACATTTGCCATTTTAGTTAATATTTTTGCTTTACCATTAGCAATTTTAATGACACTTGCCATTGGTTTTGGTTTAGGTAGTATTTCAGGTTATTTAGTTGCTTATCAAAAAATGGCACCCTTTGTAGCAACATTGGCATTAATGACAATTGCTCGTGGTTTAGGTTTTATTTACTCTAAGGGTTCTCCTGTAACTTTTAAAACCTATGGAGGGCTATATATGTCTAATTTTGCAAACAACTCTACCTTGGGTGTTCCTAATATTGCAATTGTATTTTTTGTTATAGTTGGTATTACTATGGTTATGCTTAGGTATAATGTTTTTGGTAGATTAATTATTGCTATAGGTAGTAACGAAGAAGCTTCTAGGCTTTCTGGGATTAAGGTTAATAAATATAAGTTTTTAGTATATGCTATTTCTGGCACATTGGCAGCAACAGCTGCTATAATTGTAGCTTCTAGAACAAACTTAGGTTCTCCTAATATGGGAATGTCTTGGGAGTTAGATGCTATTGCTGCTGTAGTTATTGGTGGTGCCAGTTTAAATGGTGGTAAAGGAACTGCTATTAATACTTTAATGGGAGTGCTAATTTTAGGACTTATAGGTAATATTTTAAACTTATTAAATGTGCCATCTTACCCACAACAAGTAGTTAAAGGTGGTATTATCATATTTGCTGTTTTATTACAAAGGTTTGAGCGTAAATAA
- a CDS encoding TolC family protein: MRNYIILFCSLFCVFTHAQGNDSILSLEEYLGYVKKYHPIVKQARLITTESEAKLMKSRGAFDPKLEVDFNNKEFKGTTYYDKLNAAFKIPTWYGIELKANYENNDGTYLNPEYNTPDDGLYSAGVSVSLAKGLLTNKRMATLKQAKLYTKQASAKQKQIINDFLFAATEAYFNWLKNYKAKLVYEVYLKNAETRLVNVKKSFYAGDKPAVDTLEANINYKNRLLDIEKAKIGYLKSKLEVSNFLWLQNNLPLEIEDAIAPDITTINSINTVLNSAILNTTDELVENHPKLKELQAKKEILTIDKRYKTNNLLPKVDLQYNFLSSDYQNLDSFNTSNYKTGLVVSFPLFLRKERADLKLAKVKLQDLNFDIMATKVSLSNKIESSLQEIESYNNQFKILNNLVLDYKKLVHTEERKFSLGEGSLFLVNYREVKLIESQLKEIDTEYKLFLSKSKLLSTINAL; this comes from the coding sequence ATGAGGAATTATATTATATTATTTTGTTCTTTATTTTGTGTTTTTACTCACGCACAGGGTAATGATAGTATTCTTAGCTTAGAAGAGTATTTAGGTTACGTAAAAAAATATCATCCTATAGTTAAGCAAGCGCGTTTAATAACTACAGAAAGTGAGGCCAAATTAATGAAATCTAGAGGTGCTTTTGACCCTAAATTAGAAGTAGACTTTAACAATAAAGAATTTAAAGGAACTACTTATTATGATAAACTAAACGCTGCTTTTAAAATACCTACCTGGTATGGCATAGAGCTAAAAGCAAATTATGAAAATAATGACGGTACCTATTTAAATCCAGAATACAATACTCCAGATGATGGTTTGTATAGTGCTGGTGTTTCTGTTTCTTTAGCTAAAGGCTTATTAACTAATAAAAGAATGGCCACTTTAAAACAGGCCAAATTGTATACAAAACAAGCTAGTGCTAAACAAAAACAAATAATAAACGACTTTTTGTTTGCTGCTACAGAAGCTTATTTTAACTGGTTAAAAAACTACAAAGCAAAACTTGTTTACGAAGTATATTTAAAAAATGCAGAAACAAGATTAGTAAATGTTAAAAAGAGTTTTTATGCTGGAGACAAGCCTGCAGTAGATACCTTAGAGGCTAATATTAACTATAAAAATAGATTATTAGATATTGAAAAAGCAAAAATTGGTTATTTAAAATCTAAGTTAGAAGTCTCTAATTTTTTATGGTTGCAAAATAATTTGCCTTTAGAAATTGAAGATGCTATTGCACCAGATATAACCACAATTAATAGTATTAATACGGTATTAAATAGTGCTATACTAAACACTACTGATGAGTTGGTTGAAAATCATCCAAAATTAAAAGAATTACAAGCTAAAAAGGAGATATTAACTATTGACAAAAGGTATAAAACCAATAATTTGTTACCTAAAGTAGATTTACAGTATAATTTTTTAAGTTCAGATTATCAAAATTTAGATAGTTTTAATACATCAAACTATAAAACAGGATTAGTAGTTAGTTTTCCTTTGTTTTTGAGAAAAGAAAGAGCAGATTTAAAACTGGCAAAAGTAAAATTACAAGATCTAAATTTTGACATAATGGCTACTAAAGTAAGTTTAAGTAACAAAATAGAAAGCAGTTTACAGGAAATAGAATCTTATAATAATCAGTTTAAAATATTAAATAACCTAGTACTAGATTATAAAAAACTGGTACATACAGAAGAGCGTAAATTTAGTTTAGGTGAAGGTTCTTTATTTTTAGTGAATTACAGGGAGGTAAAACTCATAGAAAGCCAGCTAAAAGAGATAGATACGGAATATAAATTGTTTTTAAGTAAGTCTAAACTATTAAGCACCATTAATGCTTTATAA
- a CDS encoding TetR/AcrR family transcriptional regulator: MKEKIKKTAISIFNTNGIANVSMKQVADILKISAGNLRYHYKTKETLLAVIYSDMYAETLDYILPENTYITLFHFEEMMLKFDDLQQRYCFFFNDIVHIIKTYPEIAKQYEKSNIVRFKDARKLIDYYIETERIVPENDFINYNKTIYNIWMTSTFWQSQKLAINTASYTVNKCRSIEMLWSILLPYLTTKGLEEYKQLRKFVKLPAN, from the coding sequence TTGAAAGAGAAAATAAAAAAAACAGCAATATCAATATTTAACACAAACGGAATAGCCAATGTTTCTATGAAACAAGTTGCCGATATACTAAAAATTAGTGCTGGCAATTTAAGATATCATTATAAAACTAAAGAAACACTTTTGGCTGTTATATATAGTGATATGTATGCGGAAACTTTAGATTATATTCTTCCTGAAAATACATATATAACTCTTTTTCATTTTGAAGAAATGATGCTAAAGTTTGATGATCTGCAGCAACGTTATTGCTTCTTTTTTAATGATATAGTTCATATAATTAAAACTTACCCAGAGATAGCAAAACAGTATGAGAAATCTAACATTGTGAGATTTAAAGATGCCAGAAAACTAATAGATTATTATATAGAAACTGAACGAATTGTACCTGAAAATGATTTTATAAACTACAATAAGACTATTTATAATATTTGGATGACAAGTACATTTTGGCAATCTCAAAAACTAGCTATAAATACAGCCAGTTATACTGTTAATAAATGTAGATCTATAGAAATGCTTTGGAGTATTTTATTGCCTTATTTAACAACAAAAGGCCTAGAGGAATACAAACAGCTTAGAAAATTTGTAAAATTACCTGCCAACTAA
- a CDS encoding HlyD family secretion protein — protein sequence MLNISKNQVAKNIDLSNYRSGKEIFNKEYHKGFKNFLKFFSVFLLLILFLPWTQNITSQGNVTTLKPNQRPQTLQSQIPGRVEQWYVQEGNFVEKGDTILRISEVKSDYFDENLAQRTNDQLTAKSSSVVAYKNKTDALKNQIAALQQERVLKLEQAKNKVAQTALKVTSDSIDLEALKINADIANTQYQRTIALQTEGIKAVKDVEEKQSKLQEINAKLTSQQNKLLSTRQDLINSKLAIGTLRATYADKIAKAQSSLYTAESSGLDTEAQVSKLETSLANYTKRSSLLYITAPQAGYINKTIKAGIGETFKEGEPLVNIMPANYDLAVEMYVSPIDLPLIHIGEDVRVQFDGWPAIVFSGWPNVSYGTYGAKIVAIENFISANGKYRVLLKPNSNEVAWPEAIRVGSGAKTIALLENVPIWFEIWRQINSFPPNYYTPKAPKETASPKK from the coding sequence ATGCTAAATATATCTAAAAATCAAGTAGCTAAAAATATAGACTTATCTAACTATAGGTCTGGAAAAGAAATATTTAATAAAGAGTATCACAAAGGTTTTAAAAATTTTCTAAAATTTTTTAGTGTCTTTTTACTGCTAATTCTCTTTTTGCCTTGGACACAAAACATCACAAGCCAAGGTAATGTTACCACTCTTAAGCCTAACCAAAGACCACAAACATTACAATCTCAAATTCCAGGTCGTGTAGAGCAATGGTATGTACAAGAGGGTAATTTTGTAGAAAAAGGTGATACTATACTTAGAATATCAGAAGTAAAAAGCGATTATTTTGATGAAAATTTAGCGCAAAGAACTAATGATCAACTTACAGCTAAGTCTTCTTCTGTAGTTGCTTATAAAAACAAAACTGATGCCTTAAAAAACCAAATAGCAGCTTTGCAACAAGAGCGTGTTTTAAAATTAGAACAAGCAAAAAATAAAGTAGCACAAACTGCTTTAAAAGTTACCAGTGATAGTATAGACCTTGAGGCTTTAAAAATTAACGCAGATATTGCAAATACACAATACCAACGTACAATTGCATTACAGACAGAAGGTATAAAAGCAGTTAAAGATGTAGAAGAAAAGCAATCTAAATTACAAGAAATAAATGCCAAGCTAACATCACAACAAAACAAATTGCTAAGCACTAGACAAGACTTAATTAACAGCAAGTTAGCCATAGGAACTTTACGTGCTACTTATGCAGATAAAATTGCAAAAGCACAAAGTAGTTTATATACTGCAGAATCTAGCGGATTAGACACAGAAGCGCAAGTTTCTAAACTAGAGACTAGTTTGGCTAATTACACCAAACGTAGTAGTTTATTATACATTACTGCCCCACAAGCTGGTTACATTAATAAAACAATAAAAGCAGGTATAGGAGAAACCTTTAAAGAAGGAGAACCATTAGTAAATATTATGCCTGCTAATTATGATTTAGCTGTAGAAATGTATGTTAGCCCAATAGACCTACCTTTAATACATATTGGTGAAGATGTGCGCGTACAGTTTGATGGTTGGCCGGCAATTGTTTTTAGTGGTTGGCCAAATGTATCTTATGGTACCTATGGAGCAAAAATTGTAGCCATAGAAAATTTTATTAGTGCTAACGGAAAATATAGAGTTTTACTAAAACCTAACTCTAATGAGGTTGCTTGGCCAGAAGCCATACGCGTTGGCTCTGGTGCTAAAACAATAGCTTTATTAGAAAATGTTCCTATTTGGTTTGAGATTTGGCGACAAATAAATAGTTTTCCACCAAATTACTATACTCCAAAAGCTCCCAAAGAAACAGCTTCACCTAAAAAATAA